A portion of the Drosophila sechellia strain sech25 chromosome 2R, ASM438219v1, whole genome shotgun sequence genome contains these proteins:
- the LOC6609736 gene encoding polycomb protein Pcl has translation MMNNHFHLQHDHPPPNVAHPFMQQPSTAGPSAPTATYGYLAQPAGQQPQWMTTTYQILPPSVGPATVAKRYYATTGPQTTHPTHPSTIQITNSFAQQSTPPKQQAATSCSPFKANNIRIISTAPSVYSRNKSPQEAHSTYAPVQSYYLPSGSSQTAGQINLLAAGGTGKQLQPPPLVPVTNSSSPPSTVVLDRINICINNHYTETPTSLSSSLTTAQQPSPIIPAIQHKTILPLIDSSTADSSSCSSSSVSSSSYSGTATTSAAVVIIDEPDSTTTTPQTPPTTPEAMSSPGKSSPSPPLLATQSLLKGVNSMKPSFKTVEAAPPTPPTPPSPPPPPAPPVAAPSPAVTYALQEDVFIKCNDGRFYLGTIIDQTSDQYLIRFDDQSEQWCEPDKLRKLGGGSSVTAGGGGASTTESSNTSPSGPMCVACKRSDIEDVVEICERCGRGYHRGCTVEIVTGSGIWSCKRCAKPMKMQQPVSHKITKPVGICRQLPYHADKLSWDEKHRVNEEQIYCYCGKPGKFDHNMLQCCKCRNWFHTQCMQNFKKKLLRGDMFFVFCCTVCNNGMEFVRRMQIEWVDVLHIALYNLRKHQHQKYHHLLNDIWPFILEQRHQLPICEKWRTLPETALMERLKQTLKDYSDRFVCGREFKRAPAFYALRHSGPPHIPKVFLEPHEELSDELLENRFKLMLMPEEPDGGASELPKRAPKDVYEFNTDEDDPVETSEDEIPIKQIIEKAKKQAAQKADKHELPLKPDLADDNANDGDSGKLPAPIPPLLDANSSRKRKAFRLSKRYDNSRNHCDLSSDENSSSSRGTSSLDLIIPPPVNFLGRNNPFLMATPKKASQGRSIGVGAGVGVNGIINSIFKLKGTSKEQPRMVRTIKRRLSAKDITIGPNQEVRRRRTRRLTTAIEVISTTTINPIPSHYLPIYAKDLQPPAPPMGKPTHGRLLRQRPQKQSPSQSRRNSTSSTTTSSSSNGIGAPGHSMLDLKQSVNKYFGGAMNRIDAGEPFAIRAKRRMGNGQVQYLVEWGGDTATTAIGLLGN, from the exons ATGATGAACAACCATTTTCACTTGCAACACGATCATCCGCCACCGAACGTGGCACATCCGTTCATGCAACAGCCGAGTACCGCCGGCCCATCAGCTCCTACGGCCACCTACGGATATTTAGCACAGCCAGCTGGCCAGCAGCCGCAGTGGATGACCACCACCTACCAGATCCTGCCGCCCAGCGTAGGACCTGCCACGGTGGCCAAGCGATACTATGCCACCACTGGGCCGCAGACCACGCATCCCACACATCCCAGCACCATCCAGATCACGAACAGTTTCGCTCAGCAATCAACGCCACCGAAGCAACAGGCGGCAACAAGCTGCAGCCCATTCAAAGCCAACAACATACGAATCATCTCGACGGCCCCAAGTGTATACAGTCGGAACAAGTCGCCGCAGGAAGCGCACTCCACATATGCGCCCGTTCAGTCCTACTACTTGCCCAGTGGCAGTAGCCAAACTGCGGGCCAAATTAACCTGCTGGCGGCCGGCGGAACTGGCAAGCAACtgcagccgccgccgctggTGCCTGTTACCAATTCCTCCTCACCGCCCTCCACCGTCGTGTTAGAccgcataaatatttgcatcaATAACCACTATACGGAGACGCCCACTTCGCTAAGTTCGTCGCTTACCACGGCCCAACAACCTTCGCCTATCATACCGGCCATCCAGCATAAGACCATCCTGCCCCTCATCGACAGCAGCACGGCGGatagcagcagctgcagcagcagctctgTATCCAGCAGCAGTTATAGTGGCACCGCGACCACCTCAGCAGCAGTGGTGATTATTGACGAGCCCGATTCTACGACCACAACGCCACAGACACCGCCAACTACGCCGGAGGCCATGAGTTCACCCGGTAAAAGTTCGCCCTCGCCTCCGCTACTAGCCACGCAGTCGCTGCTCAAAGGCGTCAACTCAATGAAGCCAAGCTTCAAGACCGTCGAAGCAGCACCGCCAACGCCGCCAACACCTccatcaccaccaccgccgccggcACCACCAGTTGCCGCTCCCTCGCCAGCGGTCACGTATGCGCTTCAGGAGGATGTCTTCATCAAATGCAACGATGGCAGGTTTTACCTGGGCACCATTATTGACCAGACAAGCGATCAATATCTTATACGCTTTGATGACCAGTCGGAGCAATGGTGTGAACCGGATAAGCTGCGCAAGCTGGGAGGCGGTAGCTCGGTTACCGCTGGCGGAGGCGGTGCCTCCACCACGGAATCCTCGAATACCTCCCCCAGTGGACCCATGTGCGTGGCCTGCAAGCGATCGGATATCGAAGACGTGGTCGAAATTTGCGAGCGCTGCGGACGTGGCTATCATCGTGGTTGCACCGTTGAAATTGTTACCGGCAGCGGAATTTGGAGTTGCAAACGCTGTGCTAAACCCATGAAAATGCAACAGCCTGTCAGCCATAAGATCACAAAACCAGTGGGAATTTGCCGACAGTTGCCCTACCAT GCGGATAAGCTCAGCTGGGATGAGAAGCATCGGGTCAACGAAGAGCAGATCTACTGCTACTGCGGAAAACCGGGAAAATTCGATCACAACATGCTGCAGTGCTGCAAATGTCGGAACTGGTTCCACACCCAATGCATGCAGAACTTCAAGAAGAAGCTGCTGCGCGGCGATAT GTTCTTTGTGTTCTGCTGCACGGTCTGCAACAATGGCATGGAATTCGTTCGTCGTATGCAAATCGAATGGGTGGACGTGCTCCACATTGCACTATACAATCTGCGAAAGCATCAGCACCAAAAGTACCATCACCTGCTAAATGACATTTGGCCCTTCATACTCGAGCAGCGCCACCAGCTGCCTATCTGCGAGAAGTGGCGTACACTGCCCGAAACGGCACTGATGGAGCGTCTCAAGCAAACCCTTAAGGATTACTCCGATAGATTTGTCTGTGGCAGGGAGTTTAAAAGGGCTCCGGCCTTCTATGCACTGCGACACAGTGGCCCGCCACACATTCCCAAGGTATTCCTTGAGCCCCACGAGGAGCTGTCCGATGAGCTGCTCGAAAACAGATTTAAACTAATGCTCATGCCCGAAGAGCCTGACGGAGGTGCCAGCGAACTTCCGAAAAGAGCTCCCAAAGATGTGTATGAGTTTAATACAGATGAAGATGACCCAGTCGAGACCAGCGAGGACGAAATACCCATCAAACAGATCATTGAGAAGGCCAAAAAGCAGGCCGCTCAAAAGGCCGATAAGCATGAGTTGCCACTGAAGCCAGACCTCGCCGACGACAATGCCAATGATGGCGATTCCGGCAAACTACCAGCTCCCATTCCACCGCTGCTGGACGCAAACAGCAGTCGGAAGCGCAAGGCTTTCCGATTGTCCAAACGCTATGACAACAGCCGCAATCACTGTGATCTATCATCCGACGAGAACTCAAGCAGCAGTCGGGGAACCAGTTCGTTGGACCTTATCATACCACCGCCGGTCAACTTTCTGGGACGCAACAATCCCTTCCTTATGGCGACTCCCAAAAAGGCGTCGCAGGGACGAAGTATCGGTGTGGGAGCTGGAGTCGGAGTAAATGGCATCATCAACAGCATTTTCAAGCTTAAGGGCACCTCTAAGGAGCAGCCGCGCATGGTGCGCACCATTAAGCGAAGACTGAGTGCCAAAGACATTACGATAGGGCCCAATCAGGAAGTGCGCAGACGACGCACTCGCCGCCTGACCACGGCCATTGAG GTcatcagcaccaccaccatcaaTCCCATACCCAGCCACTACCTTCCTATCTATGCCAAAGATCTGCAGCCACCCGCGCCGCCAATGGGAAAGCCAACACACGGGCGCCTGTTGCGCCAGCGGCCACAGAAGCAGTCACCCAGCCAAAGCCGCCGGAACTCCACCAGCTCGACGacaaccagcagcagcagcaacggcatTGGAGCCCCAGGACATTCCATGCTGGACTTGAAGCAGTCGGTGAACAAGTACTTTGGTGGCGCTATGAATCGCATAGATGCTGGAGAGCCCTTCGCCATTCGGGCCAAGCGGCGCATGGGAAATGGACAAGTCCAGTACCTGGTGGAGTGGGGTGGAGATACTGCGACAACGGCGATTGGATTGCTTGGAAATTGA